The Nitrosococcus watsonii C-113 genome includes the window ACTCGCTCTTCTCCTAAGATACGATTGACGAGAGTAGATTTTCCTACATTAGGGCGACCAATAACAGCCAATTGAAGCCCCTTAGCTTGAATTTCAGATTCTTCCCTTCCCGCCACGGGTAAAAGAGTTAGCAACGCCTGCAGCAGTACTTCTACACCCTGCCCTTGCCGGGCCGAAATAATAGCCGGTTCTCCCAGCCCTAAGCAATAAAATTCAGAAGCAACCAGATCTTCGTCCCGCCCTTCCGCTTTATTAATAACTAATTTGAGCGGTTTCTCAGTACAACGCAGCCATTCAGCAATTTCCTCATCCAAGCTAGATAACCCCTCCCGGGCATCAACGAGGAAAAAAATAACATCTGCTTCTTCTATCGCAAGTTGCGCCTGCCCTCGCATGAGGCTTCCAATCTCAGACTCTTGCTCCATTATGCCGCCCGTATCAACGACAAAAAACGATTGCTCGCCACAATAGGCAAGGCCATATTGCCGGTCACGGGTTACCCCCGGCTGATCAGCAACAAGGGCGTCGCGGCTCCGAGTAAGGCGATTAAAAAGCGTTGATTTACCAACGTTTGGACGTCCAACCAGGGCAACAAGAGCTTTCATGCTGACGACTCAAAGGAAACGGGGGAAAGGGGTAAGTATATGCGCTAATACCACAAATATTGCAAAGGACTCAGAAATATCTAAAATACTTCCAAACTAGTTTGGGCAAAGTCAGAAAAAACTCAAATAAACAACACCATCAGGAGCAGAAAAAAGGAAAATCCTATTGTGACCTCCATTAACCAGCGATCTTAATCGCTTTCAAAATTCCTCCCTGACTATTAACATACAAAATGTCATCCAGTACCAAAGGAGCATTCACAATCCCTTTCTCATCTACTTCAATACGAGCAACAAAATGGCCGTCCTCTTTGGCCATCCAGTGGACATAACCCGCTGAATCGCCTACCACGACATAGTTTTGGTAGGGAGTTGGAGCTGTCGGTTGCCTCCTAAGCAATTTAGATTGACGCCAAAGAGAGGCACCAGTGCGGCTTTCTAACGCCCATATACTCCCTTCCATATCAGTAACATACAGGGATTTTCCATCCGTGCCGATACCTGCATAGGAGGACATCTCCCGGGTCCAGAGAATATCACCATCCGCCAACCACAGGGCGGCAATTCGGCCATTATAAGTGACTGTATAGATATATCCCCCATACACCACTGGCTTAGAATCGATATCCGCTAGCCGATCGAGTTCAGTGCGGCCCCGCGGGATAACAATAGCCCGCTCCCACAATAACTGACCATCTTCTAAGGTTAGCGCCACCAATTTACCACCTGCCAGCCCAATAATAGCTTTACGGTCAGCCACTACTGGAGCTGCGACTCCACGCAATGTTAAAATAGGAACATTATGCTGGTAGACCCATAAGCGGGAACCATCGTTTGCATCCAACCCATAAACCTGGTCATCTCCTGAACGGATTACCACGATACCGTCAGCCACACTAGGGGCTGATAGTATCTCGCTAGACACATTAGTTCGCCAAACCAGCGAGCCATTAGCAGCATCCAAGGCGATAACCTCCGCTTCCTCTGTTCCCAAGACTACGAGGTCATCGCTTCCACCTGGCCCACCGGTAATAGGTAAATCAAGCTTAATCTCCCAAATCTTCTCCCCAGTCAGGGCATCAAAGGCGCTAACCTGGCCTCCATAATCTGCGGCAACTACTTTATCACCAATAATGGAAAGAGGAAGCCGAAGATAATGATCTCTTGTTCCTTTCCCCACTTTGGCAGACCATAACACCTCAACTCCAACTTCAGGAGCAAACTCCACCAATGCCATCGGGGGTTCGCTAGTATCAGGTTCAGGAAGGTATTCCTGCAGAAGCTCGCATCCTGTCAATGAAAAAAACATAAGGTTAAAAAAAACCGCTCGATCCAAGCGGCGCTTTCCCAAAATTTTCCTCGAGCCAAACCTAAACACGGAACGAACCTGACCACCCTCAAGGTTGAGCGAGATCGTCAAGTTTCATTTGTAGTATCTGCTGATACTGCTCGCTTGGCCCCAAACCCAATAACGCCTCCTGATAGGCCAGTTGTGCCTCTGATGGTTGGCCCAGTGCTACATAAGCATCGCCGCGCATTTCAGCATACGCAGAGGAGAAACTGCCTGGCTTAACTTCGGCTAACGTCGTTAGCACTTCTTGAGGATTGCCCGCTGCTAGCAACAAACGCGCAAGACGCAAATATATTACTTTTTGAAGACTAGAATGCCGAGCATGCTCTAGTGCCCCCTTAAGGCGTTCGGTGGCAGTCTCGAGATCGCCACGGACTTGATCTTCCTTAGCCAGTATCAATACACTAAACAACCCATAGGAAGTATCGCTGTACTCTTGAAGAAGATACTCCGCGCTATTGTAAATTTCGGCATTAGCGTCCTGATCCGTGGCCACTAATATCTGCTGATAGAGTGACGATGCTTCGCTGGTACGGCTTTGCTCATATTTTGTC containing:
- the bamB gene encoding outer membrane protein assembly factor BamB; the encoded protein is MGKRRLDRAVFFNLMFFSLTGCELLQEYLPEPDTSEPPMALVEFAPEVGVEVLWSAKVGKGTRDHYLRLPLSIIGDKVVAADYGGQVSAFDALTGEKIWEIKLDLPITGGPGGSDDLVVLGTEEAEVIALDAANGSLVWRTNVSSEILSAPSVADGIVVIRSGDDQVYGLDANDGSRLWVYQHNVPILTLRGVAAPVVADRKAIIGLAGGKLVALTLEDGQLLWERAIVIPRGRTELDRLADIDSKPVVYGGYIYTVTYNGRIAALWLADGDILWTREMSSYAGIGTDGKSLYVTDMEGSIWALESRTGASLWRQSKLLRRQPTAPTPYQNYVVVGDSAGYVHWMAKEDGHFVARIEVDEKGIVNAPLVLDDILYVNSQGGILKAIKIAG
- a CDS encoding YfgM family protein, whose product is MALDIYASDQEKSEAIRQWWRENGRAVLVGLIIGLLALLGLRSWTKYEQSRTSEASSLYQQILVATDQDANAEIYNSAEYLLQEYSDTSYGLFSVLILAKEDQVRGDLETATERLKGALEHARHSSLQKVIYLRLARLLLAAGNPQEVLTTLAEVKPGSFSSAYAEMRGDAYVALGQPSEAQLAYQEALLGLGPSEQYQQILQMKLDDLAQP